The Halococcus salifodinae DSM 8989 DNA window ACGTGATCATCGCACCGAGGATCTTGTAGTAGGGGATATTCAGACTGTGGAGGAACTCCCCAACTGGACCGACTTTCGGATTCGAGATGACCTCGGAGACGTTTGCTCCTGTCCCGTTTGGGGTCTGTGTTCCCGATTGCAAGAGCCACGCTGATAGACGAGGATTCATCAGGCGTGTATTGCTGCGTTACCGCATTGTTCGAGTGATTCGCGGTCGCTGGACTGATCGGGAGACGTCACACTTCCAATTTCAATGGTTGGTTTTGCCGATCTGAAACGCGCCCTCGACACCGCTGGCACGTTCAATCGTTCGTCCGTCGTCACGGTCGGGCATCGTTTCTCAGTCTACCTAAAGACGTTCTTCTGAGGTCGAAACGCTTTCACCAGTACCCAGATCGGGGGTAGTATCGTACCAGGTCATCCCACTCGTGCGCCTTTTTATCAAATCTTTATTGGGTTCCCAAATGCTTCTTACAGTCCGTATAGAATGGAAGAACGATGGCACCCGACTACAACCGGAGCGAAACCTACGAAGTCAGTGTCACGAACGTCACCGACGGCGATACGTTGGATGTCGAGTTTTCAGACGGGACGACCGAAGAGCTCCGGGTGATCGGGATCGATGCGCCTGAGACGGAGAGGAATCGTCAGTTCGAACGGCCACAGGAGTGGGAAGGGATCGAAGATTCTGAATATCTCACCCAGTGGGGAGAGAACGCAAAGGAGTACGCGAAGACCGAACTCTCCGGGGCGACAGTTACTGTCTCGTTCGACGAAAACGAGCCGATACGCGGTGAGTACGACCGATTGTTGATGTACGTCGAGACGCCAACAGAGGACGACGGCCAAGCGCGCCTCTACAATCGCGCGCTCATCGAGGAGGGTCTCGCACGGGTGTACGGCTCCAGTCTGACACACCATGCGGAGTTCTGGGCGGCCGAAGACGAAGCTCGCACAAACGGCGCTGGACTATGGGCGGAGAGCAATCCCGAAGCGACGACCGAGTCCCGCGATCGACCCGTCACCGATCTCTTCATCCCGAAACCGTCGAGCATCCGTACCGACTCGGGAGCGCTCGCGGACGACCGCGTGCCGGTGTTTGCGGAGGCGACCGCCCGACAGGAGTTGCAGGATCGCGACCACGGTGTTGAATATGACCGAATGCCGTTGGTTGGGACCGATACCGACGCCCGAACCGGCATGATCGGTGGGCTGCTCATCGACGAAAAATACGAGAAGGCCGAAGGGTTCGAGGTGGATACGGCGAACTTCGAGAACTTCGTGTTTCTCACGAATCTCATCGATTACCTGAGTGATCGCTCCGGGTCGGTTCTCATTGACGGCGGTCATAGTCAGTTCAGTGAAGAGTACGCGATCACCAACGAGGAGGCCGCCTACTACCAGCGATATCTCGAAGGCCAGGATGGGATCGAGTTCGAACAGGTCAACGAGTTCACGAAGTCGCGATTCGCCGATGCACGGGCGATGATCGTCTCGTCGCCTGCGTCCCCATATACTGATACTGAAGTCGATCTACTTGCGGAGTTCAGAGACAACGGTGGGGCGGTCGTGGTTCTGGGCAGCGCGACAGCGAGCGCCACTGCACGGGAGAATTTGGATGACCTCGTGGAGCGACTAGGATCGGATCTCCGACTTAATGAGGATCAAGTATTCGATGCGACGCACAAGGTGAACGATGATTCGTCGCTTCCCTATACCACGGTGTTCGACAGCTCGTTCCCGCTGTTCGATGCCTACAGTCCGGAGTCGGACTCAGGCAATCAGGGAGCATTGTCGCTTGCGGAGATCCACGCCAATGCAGCAGGAGACGAGTACGAGAATCTGAACGACGAGTATCTCGTGTTCACGAACCCAGGAAACGACACGCTGGATCTCACCGGGTCGGTGGTTCACGACGAGGCCGGCCACGAGTATGCGTTTCCGGAGGGCGTGACGCTGTCGCCGGGTGAGGCGGTGACACTCCATACGGGTTCTGGATCCGACGACGATACGGGGTTGTACTGGGGCGCTTCGGCACCGATC harbors:
- a CDS encoding lamin tail domain-containing protein produces the protein MAPDYNRSETYEVSVTNVTDGDTLDVEFSDGTTEELRVIGIDAPETERNRQFERPQEWEGIEDSEYLTQWGENAKEYAKTELSGATVTVSFDENEPIRGEYDRLLMYVETPTEDDGQARLYNRALIEEGLARVYGSSLTHHAEFWAAEDEARTNGAGLWAESNPEATTESRDRPVTDLFIPKPSSIRTDSGALADDRVPVFAEATARQELQDRDHGVEYDRMPLVGTDTDARTGMIGGLLIDEKYEKAEGFEVDTANFENFVFLTNLIDYLSDRSGSVLIDGGHSQFSEEYAITNEEAAYYQRYLEGQDGIEFEQVNEFTKSRFADARAMIVSSPASPYTDTEVDLLAEFRDNGGAVVVLGSATASATARENLDDLVERLGSDLRLNEDQVFDATHKVNDDSSLPYTTVFDSSFPLFDAYSPESDSGNQGALSLAEIHANAAGDEYENLNDEYLVFTNPGNDTLDLTGSVVHDEAGHEYAFPEGVTLSPGEAVTLHTGSGSDDDTGLYWGASAPIWNNTGDEVTVTDTSGNAILSREY